TGCCTCTCATCTCCCTCTCTTAGTTTTGGTGATTTGTTCTTATACTACTTAAGACCAAGAGAAGTCCTGAGGACATTGTAAACAAACCACAACTGATATGGCAAAATTCCTATAATTCGGTTCTCCAGTTTCtaattctcttttccccaaaagCACAGTAGATAATCCAAAGTTCTGGCTGAAGGTGAGACAACAAAAGCAAACTGGATTGGCAACACTATCTCCTTTCTGAATGTTCTATTTCTCTCCAAAAGGCAGAGGATAGAAATTATGCAACTGGCAGAACATGTTGAGATTGGCAACACCAAGCAAAATGGACTTGTCTGGACTGGCCCCTAAACCTGCAAGCTACAACATGAACTAGGTCCAATTTCTCACTTTGATAGAGagtgaggaaaggaaaggggaaacaATGGAAAGGAAGCAGTAGAAGGTGGCAAAAATCGAAGCAACCATCCAATTTCATCCATTCAagacatatttattaagtacctgttatgtCCAGGCACTGagggagatacaaaaataaaagaatacttgTATTTAAGGAGCACATGACACCCCTGAAAAAGAAGTAATCATCTTCAAAATGATACTATGAGAGGCATGAATACAGGACCATTCACAAGACAGAGAAGCTACTTCTAGTTGGGcaaagaggaatcaggaaaggtttcatagaGAAGGTAGCATTTAAAATGGGCTTTGAAACAAGACTTTGGCAAtcagaaaaaatggaatttaagGTAGTGGGTACTGCACAAACACACTGATGTGGGAAAGCACAGAAAATATCTTGTTTGGCTGGTGTGTGGAATTAAGTGAAGGGGAAcaggcttttttattttattattattttttttaaagaagtctcCTGATCCATGAAGAGACATAATCCTTCCCTTTAGGAAGACTAATTCGGCAGTAGTGTGCAGGTTGGATTTAATGGAATTTTGACTAATATGAGTTAGGAGAGTctaggaaaagataatgaagttCAGATGATCCTGAAAATGTGATAGTAGGGACAAGTACTTGAAATACTACAGAGATAGTAGTACTGATAGGTCTTGACAATTGGATGTCAGGAAGGAGCCAAAGATGTCTCTGAGAATTCACACCCAGATAGTTCCATAGAGAGAGTTCCATGTATAGAAATAGCTTTGTTGATTGGTTCAGTTTTGGACCTGTTGAGTTTAAAAAGTCAGCAAGACATACAGATGGAGAGGTCCAGACTGAAAATATAGATTGGGAGGTCATTGATATGTGAGATTAAATGAAATTACCAAGGAATACAATAATAAACTGAGAAGGACCAAGGACAGAACTTTGAGGATCATTCACAAATAGAGTGTGAAGAAACCAACAAAAGTAACAAGTagaaaattgggagaaaaaacaGAACAGTGCATGATTATGGAAGccaatgaaaaaaacaaatttcaagaaGGTAAAGAAGGCAATGAATAAAGACTGTTTTTAGAATCTAAAGAGTTGGCAATATGTTAAAAATCATCTTATCCAACTTTCTGTGTATTGTAGGAATCCTTTGTATGCTGTCCACTTTTCTCACTAGAAATTTTGcagtagaaggaaagaaagaaagaggaaaaatgataaatgaaggAAGGGGTAACATTTGAAGAAGTTTTCTTTTAAGAAGGAATGGGTGGGTCAGTGTCAAATGCTACAGGCAGGTCAAAgaggagaactgagaaaaggtaaCTGAATCTAATGGTCAGAATGTCACTGGTAACTTCTGAGATTTGTTCCAATACAGCAAGGAAAGCAGAAGCTTAATTGGAAGGAAGCAATTATAGGCTAGGAAAGAAACACTTCTTACACcttaaagagagaaattaagagattCTGAGGGTTCAGTTTCACCTAAAATCTCACAACAGAAGCAATGCTAAATATAGATACCTACCCTAAGAAGGCATCAAGagtcctggacttggaatcagagaacctgagtttaaattcaggcTCTGCCACCTCTCTAGGCTTCCATTTTcaattgggggggtggggggaggtgaggAGGAGCTTCAACTAAATGCTCTTTAAAATCCCTGTCATCTTTATATCTAAGATCTCTGATCTCTAAAGAACTCAGGGGATCTCTTGCAATTCCCCTCTTACACCGGATTTATAACCTATTTTCAATATTCCTTCCCTGGACAGTTAATTGCTTCTTTCTCATTCCAATGTCCCATTCCACTAGCTAATTCTGATTCTGTTCCCACATACTGTTGGTGACTACAACCACTGTTCAGTATTACACTCTTCACCAACTACCCACCTCACCCTTGCCTACCTGCATAAAAGTGGTAGAAGGGCCACCATAAAGCACTGTTGGGTATGTAGGTGAGCAGAGAAGCCACATAACCTCGGTAGAAGCCCCGGATTCCATCGACTTGCAGGATCTTCTGAATGATATACCTGGTTTGGCCAAAAGCCAGTATACCCCGGCCATCTGAACGCTGAGACACCATGAATCGGCCCATGCTCTCACCCTTGCGTTGCATCATCAGGTGCTGGGAGACCACATCAATGGGCACTGTTATACTCTGGGCCACCAGTGAAGCTGAGCTACCAGCCACTAGGGACTTCACAGTGTTGTTCTGGCTGTACTTCGACACAAACCTTCGGGTGAGCTCATAGGTAGTAACATAACATTGGCCAGAGACCAGAGTGAGTGTGTTGACCATGAAACCCCGATAGAAGCCCAACACCCCATCTGTCCGCAGAATCTTGACAAAGGCATCAAAAGTTCCTTGATAATGGCTCTTGCCCTTCTGTACCTGAAGTCGAGTGCGGATGAGGGTGAAGGGATAGACACTGATTCGGATAATCATTGTCATTGCCAAACCAAAGACGTAGAACTTCTTCTTGTCCAGATGCTCCCACTCAATGATTGGGATGTTGCGTTTATCCTCCATTGTGCCTGAATGCCTAGGCAATGCAGGGAGTGGAGTGGAACAAggtggagaaaaagaggaagagaaacagtACAAAGGGAAAGGTCAGCACTCCTCTGCCCAATATCTCTTCAATTTGAGTTCTGAGATTATATCCCCAGGCATCCCAGCTAATCCTTCACCTTCTAGGAATCCCAGTCAAACACCACTTTAGCCTGATAAACTTCTCCCTGTCTTAGGTTCATCCCTGTCCATTTCCACTCTCTGAATCTTCACAATGGTTGAACCTTCCAACCACAGAGATTCCTGATACTCTCATGTTTGCCCACCCTGCCCCTTCCAAATAATTTAAACATTCCTGTACTTTAAGAAGTTCTTAAATTGTTTCACTTGGCTTCACTTCTAATTCTGCCCACAAGCAGCTCTTAGATCTGAAGCTCCAAATACATGAATAATTTGCCTTATTTCTGCCTGGACTCTGGTAGCATATTCCTGGTCAGGGGCTGTGTAATTTTCTCCTCAGTCTTCCCAGTAAGGTCCAAAATGAAGCAGACTGGCTATTTGCCAGTGGGTGAGGTCTCTAGGGACTGGCAAAAgatgttcaatttctatttgtcCCACGGCCTTGAGCAAGACAGGGAAATACAGAGACCCAAAGTCATTGCTCCTCCTATCGTAGTTACCTCCTGAAAGCTAAATGGTCCATCTGGCATGatgctctctcttttccctcacgACTGGAGTGTCAGTTCTTCCTCTTTGATAAGTAAACCTCTCCATTTCCAGTCCCTTATGCCAATCCTTCTGAATCCTCATATCCTGTTTTCCTCTTCCTGCTTTTTAATCACCACATCACTCAGTGGATCGATCACATTTTCTCTCAATAATGAGGgctggaggtggggggggggggggtaaagtgTACTACGCACACAGAATCGGAAAAACACCCACAAAAGCACACACTCACATACATCCTCACCACTGACAGGACAAGTTGATTAGAGATTTTCTTGGATAGTCAGGAGGAACAAAGCTAGGCCAAAGGTAAATGTCCCTTTAATTATGAGAAtacatttcaggaaaaggaagaaaagagcacCTATTTGAGAAGGTTGACTAGGTTTCCTTAAAGTTTTGTCAGACTCTCACTCCCAAGTTCCCAGGCCTGAAAACCCATTGTGTGTGCTTTTCCCTGTCCCAGGTACTTAGGTactcttatcttctctctatcacttcatttggtgatctcatcagctcccttgGATTCAATTAGCATCTTTGATGCTGACTATTCTCAAACCTACTTATCCAGACTAGTCtaacatctccaactgcctataaGACATCTAGAACTAGTTATcctatagatattttaaattcaacatgtttaaAAATGAACTTATTTTCCCTATCTGCCCCCCctccttctttttaaatttctctattACTGTTATGCATAACTGCATCCTGACAGTctcccaggctcacaacctaggtacCATTCTTAACTCTTTGCTATCTCTCACGTCCATATTGAGCCTACTGCCAAGacttatttcatctttgtaacatctctaagagggcaggtaggtggtgcaatggatagaatgccaagcctgggtCCTGAAAaacttaaattcaaatttggcttcacacatgtactacctgtatgatcctggtcaagtcacttaaccatgtttgtttcagtttcctcatctgtcaaaagaaccaaaaaaggaaatgacaaaccactccagtatctttgccaaatgggatcaca
The window above is part of the Gracilinanus agilis isolate LMUSP501 chromosome 4, AgileGrace, whole genome shotgun sequence genome. Proteins encoded here:
- the SLC25A44 gene encoding solute carrier family 25 member 44 is translated as MEDKRNIPIIEWEHLDKKKFYVFGLAMTMIIRISVYPFTLIRTRLQVQKGKSHYQGTFDAFVKILRTDGVLGFYRGFMVNTLTLVSGQCYVTTYELTRRFVSKYSQNNTVKSLVAGSSASLVAQSITVPIDVVSQHLMMQRKGESMGRFMVSQRSDGRGILAFGQTRYIIQKILQVDGIRGFYRGYVASLLTYIPNSALWWPFYHFYAEQLSHICPKDCPHIIFQAISGPLAAATACVITNPMDIVRARVQVEGKSSIILTFKQLLAEEGPWGFMKGLSARIISATPSTIFIVIGYESLKKFSLRPELVDSTH